In one Gadus morhua chromosome 7, gadMor3.0, whole genome shotgun sequence genomic region, the following are encoded:
- the LOC115547649 gene encoding trace amine-associated receptor 13c-like — protein MSPLLRSPLAGSGPDLCYPLLLNTSCRLSLQPRFTTSLLYTLTFSLALLTVLLNLLLIVSIAHFRQLHTPTNQVLLSLAGSDLLIGLVVMPLEAQYYISSCWLLGPWLCYVYYTLSYVLTSASVASILLISLDRYLAVCQPLRYTSEVTMGRVQLAVGLCWSCAVVYNGSLVVVNVGREPRRRRSCRGECVVLVDGPTGWVELLVTFLAPISTVVALYLQVFGAALSQTRKMRSSRAAAAGTTTAARRSELKAALRLGVVVVVFLLCYFPSLGFMGQDASENFAAWSWGVWLLYLNSCLNPLLYALFYPWFRRTIRMIVTLQILKPNSSRASVLH, from the coding sequence ATGTCTCCCCTACTGAGGAGCCCGCTGGCCGGGTCGGGGCCGGACCTCTGCTACCCCCTGCTGCTCAACACCTCCTGCCGGCTGAGCCTCCAGCCCCGCTTCACCACCAGCCTCCTCTACACCCTGACCTTCTCCCTGGCGCTCCTCACCGTGCTGCTCAACCTGCTGCTCATCGTCTCCATCGCCCACTTCCGCCAGTTGCACACGCCCACCAACCAGGTGCTGCTGTCCCTGGCAGGCTCGGACCTGCTCATCGGCCTGGTGGTGATGCCCCTGGAGGCGCAGTACTACATCAGCTCCTGCTGGCTCCTGGGTCCCTGGCTCTGCTACGTCTACTACACGCTGAGCTACGTGCTGACCTCGGCGTCGGTGGCCAGCATCCTGCTCATCTCGCTGGACCGCTACCTGGCCGTCTGCCAGCCGCTACGCTACACCAGCGAGGTGACCATGGGCCGGGTGCAGCTCGCCGTGGGCCTCTGCTGGTCGTGCGCCGTCGTCTACAACGGCAGCCTCGTGGTCGTGAACGTAGGTCGAGAGCCGCGCCGACGGAGGTCGTGCCGAGGGGAGTGCGTGGTGTTGGTGGACGGGCCGACCGGCTGGGTGGAGCTGCTGGTCACCTTCCTGGCGCCCATATCCACCGTGGTGGCGTTGTACCTGCAGGTCTTCGGCGCCGCTCTGTCCCAGACGCGGAAGATGAGGTCGtcgcgggcggcggcggcggggacgACGACGGCGGCTCGGCGGTCTGAGTTGAAGGCGGCGCTGAGGctgggcgtggtggtggtggtgttcctCCTGTGCTACTTTCCATCCCTCGGGTTCATGGGTCAGGACGCGTCAGAGAACTTTGCCGCCTGGTCCTGGGGCGTCTGGTTGTTGTATTTAAACTCCTGCCTGAACCCGCTGCTGTACGCCTTGTTCTACCCGTGGTTCCGGAGGACGATCAGAATGATCGTCACCCTGCAGATACTGAAGCCAAACTCCAGCCGGGCCAGTGTACTGCACTGA